One genomic region from Capra hircus breed San Clemente chromosome 18, ASM170441v1, whole genome shotgun sequence encodes:
- the CACNG7 gene encoding voltage-dependent calcium channel gamma-7 subunit has translation MSHCSSRALTLLSSVFGACGLLLVGIAVSTDYWLYMEEGTVLPQNQTTEVKMALHAGLWRVCFFAGREKGRCVASEYFLEPEINLVTENTENILKTVRTATPFPMVSLFLVFTAFVISNIGHIRPQRTILAFVSGIFFILSGLSLVVGLVLYISSINDEVMNRPSSSEQYFHYRYGWSFAFAASSFLLKEGAGVMSVYLFTKRYAEEEMYRPHPAFYRPRLSDCSDYSGQFLQPEAWRRGRSPSDISSDVSIQMTQNYPPAIKYPDHLHISTSPC, from the exons ATGAGTCACTGCAGCAGCCGCGCCCTGACCCTGCTGAGCAGCGTGTTTGGTGCGTGCGGCCTGCTCCTCGTGGGCATTGCCGTCAGCACAGACTACTGGCTGTACATGGAGGAGGGAACCGTGCTGCCGCAGAACCAGACCACCGAGGTCAAGATGGCGCTGCACGCTGGCCTGTGGCGCGTCTGCTTCTTTGCAG gccGGGAAAAGGGTCGCTGCGTGGCCTCAGAATATTTCcttgaaccagagatcaacttggtGACGGAAAACACAGAGAATATTCTGA AGACAGTGCGCACAGCCACCCCCTTCCCCATGGTCAGCCTCTTCCTCGTGTTCACCGCCTTCGTCATCAGCAACATTGGCCACATCCGCCCGCAGAGGACCATTCTGGCCTTCGTGTCCGGCATCTTCTTCATCCTCTCGG GCCTCTCCTTGGTGGTGGGCTTGGTTCTTTACATTTCCAGCATCAACGACGAGGTCATGAACAGGCCCAGCAGCTCGGAGCAGTATTTCCACTATCGCTACGGGTGGTCTTTTGCCTTCGCAGCATCCTCCTTCCTACTCAAAGAG GGAGCCGGCGTGATGTCCGTGTACCTATTCACCAAGCGCTACGCGGAGGAGGAGATGTACCGCCCGCACCCCGCCTTCTACCGCCCGCGTCTCAGCGACTGCTCCGATTACTCGGGCCAGTTTCTGCAGCCCGAGGCGTGGCGTCGCGGCCGCAGCCCCTCCGACATCTCCAGCGACGTGTCCATACAGATGACACAGAACTACCCTCCTGCCATCAAGTACCCCGACCACCTCCACATCTCCACCTCGCCCTGCTGA